One Setaria viridis chromosome 5, Setaria_viridis_v4.0, whole genome shotgun sequence genomic region harbors:
- the LOC117855492 gene encoding endoribonuclease Dicer homolog 3a isoform X2, whose amino-acid sequence MNPLKRTSESSVQEDEGVHKQQKRECQDFTPRRYQLDLYEVATRQNTIAMLDTGAGKTMIAVMLIKHFGKISKTNNDRKLIIFLAPTVQLVTQQCEVIKSYTDFEVEHYHGAKGVDQWKAYNWQEQLAKYQVMVMTPQVLLDALRQAFLVLDMVSLMIFDECHHATGNHPYTRIMTEFYHRSEHKPNVFGMTASPVIRKGVSSDMDCENQLSELENILDSKIHTVLDREEIELCVPSAKEVNRYYEPRTVSFEDLSEELGILCSKYDGLIAQLYSRLTNQYKDADEITKESRRRLSNSLAKICYCLEDVGLLCASEATKICIERGHRKGWLKGGGDTTDQQSDANGPGLFAENSMLHMKFFEEALHIIDKRLQQQQGIDALLNSESGCVEAIKGGYISPKLHELIQIFLSFSDVEHVRCLIFVDRKITARVIERTMKKIGRLPYFRVSFLTGGSSSVDALTPKMQKDTLDSFRSGEVNLLFTTDVAEEGIHVPDCSCVVRFDLPKTTRSYVQSRGRARQKDSQYILMIEQGNVKQNDLISSLMRSKTLMAEIASNREPEDSHPSFFPIPTEEINEYHISTTGAKITTDSSISVLYQYCDKLPKDKYYTPRPTFQFSQYGDGYECTVTLPSSAMFQLLVGPKARNMQKAKQLVCLDACKRLHQLGALDDHLSPSAEELPLEILSKTSTCTSGAGLGTTKRKELHGTTKVLSMSGSWASDRSVTKLQGYTMNFICDQVGQKYSDFVLLIDANIAKEAATLDIDLYLHDKMVKASVSPCGSLELDAQQMEQAKLFQALLFNGLFGKLFTGSKASKTAREFILKKDNTFLWDKANMYLLLPVDPTLDSAKSVCINWSVIEVAATAVGLMRSIYSEDQQNLIDKLNPEKNGGDLIHLANKSCKADDLRNMVVLALHTGKIYTSLDVSDLCASSTFDGASDKKEAKFRTFAEYFEKKYSVFLHHPSQPLLVLKPTHNPHNLLSSKIRDEGNRVENKNRANSLVHMPPELLIPLDLPVDVLRVFYLFPSLMYRIESLMLASQLRSEIAYTGSDISSFLILEALTTLRCCEDFSMERLELLGDSVLKYAVSSHLFLTFPNKHEGQLSSRRQEIICNATLHKLGIESKIQGYIRDAAFDPRRWLAPGQLSIWPCPCECPVNSEVVTEDIHRIDDKSIIIGKACDKGHRWICSKTISDCVEALIGAYYVGGGLRAAFSVLKWLQIEIETEEDLIVKAMSSASVWNYLPKVDVVELLEAKIGYAFSVKGLLIEALTHPSQQESGATYCYQRLEFLGDAVLDILLTRHLFLSHKDIDEGELTDLRSASVNNENFAQVAVKYNLHHFLQHSSGLLQDQINEYVNGLEGSSMDRTSLLSSGPSRGPKVLGDIVESIAGAVLIDTKLDLDLVWGVFKPLLSPIVTPENLELPPFRELHEWCDKSGYFLGIKCENRGDNIMAILNLQLKDLLLARQGHGKNKVDAKAHAASLLLRDLEEKGLVIPKNASRTEQSDSPKHHSNLLDAMDTQNIAPPRQKELTVSSTVPGSVIDEPLVVKVKLSKGGPRISLYESCKKLQWPMPTFEYVKVKPSVCPSSDGSSQKAAPQGFAFSSIITLHIPNGDVISLTGDGRADKKSSQDSAALLMLYELQRRGRFQVQEV is encoded by the exons ATGAATCCTTTGAAGAGGACATCCGAATCATCCGTTCAAGAAGATGAAGGCGTGCATAAACAGCAGAAGAGGGAGTGTCAGGATTTCACCCCCAGAAG GTACCAGCTTGATCTTTATGAGGTTGCTACGCGTCAGAACACGATTGCTATGCTTGATACGGGAGCTGGGAAGACAATGATTGCTgtcatgctcatcaagcatTTTGGGAAGATCAGCAAAACAAATAATGACCGAAAGCTCATCATATTCCTTGCGCCAACAGTTCAACTTGTCACGCAG CAATGTGAGGTGATTAAGAGCTACACTGATTTTGAGGTGGAGCACTATCATGGTGCAAAGGGTGTCGATCAATGGAAGGCTTACAACTGGCAGGAGCAACTTGCAAAGTATCAG GTTATGGTCATGACACCACAGGTGCTGCTAGATGCTTTACGCCAAGCTTTCCTGGTCTTAGACATGGTTAGTCTCATGATATTTGATGAATGCCATCATGCAACTGGTAACCACCCTTATACAAGGATAATGACG GAGTTCTATCACAGATCTGAGCACAAGCCAAATGTGTTTGGTATGACAGCATCACCTGTTATAAGAAAAG GAGTCTCCTCTGATATGGATTGCGAAAATCAGCTCTCTGAGCTGGAAAATATTTTAGATTCCAAG ATACACACTGTGTTGGATAGAGAAGAGATAGAACTTTGCGTTCCTTCGGCAAAAGAAGTGAACAGATACTATGAGCCAAGAACTGTTTCTTTTGAAGATTTAAGTGAAGAACTAGGAATTTTGTGTTCCAAG TACGATGGGCTGATAGCACAATTGTACAGTAGGCTGACCAACCAGTACAAAGATGCTGATGAAATAACAAAGGAATCACGGAGGCGTCTCTCTAATTCTTTAGCAAAGATTTGCTATTGCCTTGAAGATGTCGGTCTTCTTTGTGCGAGTGAG GCTACTAAAATTTGCATCGAAAGGGGTCACAGAAAAGGTTGGCTGAAGGGAGGCGGTGACACCACCGATCAGCAAAGTGATGCAAATGGACCAGGCTTGTTTGCAGAAAATTCAATGCTTCATATGAAGTTCTTTGAGGAAGCGTTGCATATAATTGACAAACGCCTCCAACAGCAACAAG GAATTGATGCACTTCTGAACTCAGAGAGTGGATGTGTGGAAGCAATAAAGGGGGGCTATATCTCGCCAAAGCTCCATGAGCTCATCCAAATATTtctctctttcag TGATGTTGAACATGTCCGATGCCTTATTTTTGTGGACCGAAAGATTACTGCCAGAGTCATTGAGCGGACTATGAAGAAAATTGGCCGACTCCCATATTTCAGAGTCTCTTTCCTAACTGGTGGGAGTTCTTCTGTGGATGCACTGACCCCTAAAATGCAAAAGGACACACTGGATTCATTCCGCTCTGGAGAG GTCAACTTACTATTTACTACAGATGTTGCAGAAGAGGGTATCCATGTCCCAGACTGCTCGTGTGTAGTACGATTTGATTTGCCGAAGACTACCCGCAGCTATGTGCAGTCACGTGGGCGAGCCCGACAAAAGGACTCTCAGTACATACTAATGATTGAACA GGGAAATGTAAAACAAAATGATTTAATATCTTCCCTTATGAGAAGTAAGACCTTGATGGCCGAGATTGCTTCAAACCGAGAGCCTGAGGATTCACACCCCAGTTTCTTTCCCATTCCCACAGAAGAAATAAATGAGTACCATATAAGCACAACAGGAGCCAAAATAACTACTGATTCCAGCATCAGTGTTCTCTACCAGTACTGTGACAAACTTCCAAAGGACAA GTACTACACCCCAAGACCCACGTTTCAGTTCAGCCAGTATGGTGATGGCTATGAGTGTACAGTAACATTACCATCTAGTGCCATGTTTCAGCTTTTAGTAGGCCCAAAAGCAAGAAACATGCAGAAAGCAAAGCAGCTTGTTTGCCTTGATGCATGTAAGAGGCTGCATCAGCTGGGAGCACTTGATGACCACCTTTCTCCATCAGCTGAAGAGCTGCCACTGGAAATTTTGAGCAAGACTAGTACCTGCACGTCTGGTGCAGGTTTAG GTACAACCAAACGGAAAGAGCTGCATGGTACAACCAAGGTTCTTTCTATGTCTGGCTCTTGGGCTTCAGACAGAAGTGTTACTAAGCTTCAAGGCTACACGATGAATTTTATTTGTGATCAAGTTGGCCAGAAATATTCTGACTTTGTCCTGTTAATTGATGCAAATATAGCAAAAGAAGCTGCTACTTTGGATATTGATCTGTATTTGCATGACAAGATGGTAAAGGCTTCAGTGTCTCCCTGTGGATCTCTTGAGTTGGATGCTCAGCAG ATGGAACAAGCAAAACTATTTCAAGCACTTCTCTTTAATGGTTTGTTTGGAAAACTGTTCACTGGATCAAAAGCATCCAAAACCGCAAGGGAGTTTATTCTCAAGAAAGATAATACATTCCTGTGGGACAAAGCAAATATGTATTTGCTTTTACCTGTGGATCCTACTCTGGATTCTGCTAAAAGCGTTTGCATTAACTGGAGTGTGATTGAAGTAGCAGCTACAGCCGTTGGACTTATGAGGAGCATTTATTCGGAGGACCAACAGAACCTGATTGATAAACTTAATCCTGAAAAAAATGGTGGAGATCTGATTCATTTGGCCAACAAGTCATGTAAGGCTGATGATCTTAGAAATATGGTAGTCCTAGCACTTCACACAGGGAAGATATATACTTCTCTTGATGTATCTGATTTATGTGCGAGTAGCACATTTGATGGTGCTTCTGATAAGAAAGAAGCAAAATTCCGGACGTTTGCAGAATACTTTGAGAAGAA GTACAGCGTATTTCTTCATCATCCCTCACAGCCATTGCTAGTGTTGAAACCCACTCATAATCCTCACAACCTTCTTTCTTCCAAGATCAGAGATGAAG GCAACCGTgtggaaaataaaaatagggCGAATAGCCTTGTTCACATGCCTCCAGAGCTGCTGATTCCCCTTGATTTACCTGTTGATGTTTTGAGAGTATTCTATTTGTTTCCATCCCTGATGTATCGCATTGAGTCACTAATGCTAGCCAGCCAATTAAGAAGTGAAATTGCATACACAGGTTCTGATATATCAAGCTTCCTG ATTCTGGAAGCTCTTACAACCCTTAGATGCTGCGAGGACTTCTCTATGGAGCGTTTAGAGTTATTGGGGGATTCTGTACTTAAGTATGCAGTGAGTTCCCATCTTTTCCTCACATTTCCTAATAAGCATGAGGGGCAGTTGTCGTCCAGAAGGCAAGAAATTATATGTAATGCAACACTTCATAAGCTTGGTATTGAAAGCAAGATACAG GGTTACATACGTGATGCTGCATTTGATCCTCGTCGATGGCTTGCACCTGGACAGCTGTCTATTTGGCCATGTCCTTGTGAATGCCCAGTAAATTCTGAGGTTGTAACTGAGGATATTCATAGGATTGATGACAAATCTATAATTATAGGCAAGGCGTGTGACAAGGGACACAGATGGATATGTTCCAAAACCATCTCTGATTGTGTCGAGGCTTTAATTGGGGCATATTATGTGGGAGGGGGATTAAGAGCAGCCTTTTCTGTTCTCAAATGGTTGCAGATTGAGATTGAAACTGAGGAAGACCTGATTGTGAAAGCCATGTCGAGTGCTTCTGTGTGGAATTATCTGCCAAAAGTTGATGTAGTTGAATTGCTTGAAGCAAAAATAGGCTATGCTTTTTCGGTGAAAGGTTTGCTGATAGAGGCTCTCACCCACCCATCACAGCAAGAATCAGGAGCAACATACTGCTACCAG CGCTTGGAGTTCCTTGGAGATGCAGTCTTGGATATTTTACTAACACGCCATCTTTTCCTTAGTCATAAAGACATTGATGAGGGGGAGCTGACAGATTTACGATCTGCATCAGTAAATAATGAAAATTTTGCACAAGTTGCAGTGAAGTACAATCTGCACCACTTTCTCCAGCATTCTTCTGGGCTCCTTCAAGACCAAATCAACGAATACGTGAATGGTCTGGAAGGTTCATCCATGGACAGAACCAGCCTTTTATCCAGTGGACCATCTAGGGGGCCAAAA GTTCTAGGTGATATTGTAGAAAGTATTGCAGGTGCAGTCCTTATAGACACCAAACTTGATTTGGATCTAGTTTGGGGGGTTTTCAAACCTCTTCTTTCTCCAATTGTCACACCTGAGAATCTGGAGTTACCCCCTTTCAGAGAACTTCATGAGTGGTGTGACAAGAGTGGGTACTTTTTGGGAATTAAGTGTGAAAATCGAGGAGACAACATAATGGCTATTCTCAATTTACAACTCAAGGATTTGCTTCTTGCAAGGCAAGGTCATGGAAAGAACAAAGTAGATGCAAAAGCACACGCAGCTTCCTTATTGCTCAGGGATCTGGAG GAAAAAGGGCTTGTAATTCCAAAGAATGCTAGCAGAACGGAACAATCTGATAGTCCAAAACATCACAGCAACTTGCTTGATGCTATGGACACACAGAATATAGCACCACCAAGGCAAAAGGAATTAACCGTGTCAAGTACTGTTCCTGGCTCTGTTATTGATGAACCAT TGGTTGTGAAGGTTAAGTTGAGTAAAGGAGGTCCTCGTATATCATTGTACGAATCATGTAAAAAACTACAGTGGCCAATGCCTACATTTGAATATGTGAAAGTCAAACCAAG CGTGTGCCCCTCATCTGATGGTTCCTCACAAAAGGCTGCGCCTCAAGGATTCGCATTTTCTTCGATAATAACATTGCACATACCAAACGGCGATGTCATCAGCCTCACAGGAGATGGACGTGCGGATAAGAAGAGCTCACAGGATTCAGCTGCGCTGCTCATGCTCTATGAGCTGCAGCGGCGAGGTAGATTCCAAGTCCAAGAAGTATGA